Proteins from one Camelina sativa cultivar DH55 chromosome 8, Cs, whole genome shotgun sequence genomic window:
- the LOC104707763 gene encoding G-type lectin S-receptor-like serine/threonine-protein kinase At4g03230 isoform X2 has translation MTATETLLFQLVRDSSLGSSLLMEALMKEDGNLKVTDSKGRVYWDTNVQPSPVSAQRTVKLMDNGNLVLMRDGDEAIVVWQSFQNPTDTFLPGMSMDENMTLSSWRSFNDPSPGNFTFEMDQEEDKQFIIWKRSMRYWKSGISGKFIGADEMPYAISYFLSNFTETVTVHNASVPPLFTSLYTNTRFTMSSSGQAQYFSLDGGKFWAQIWAEPRDECSVYNACGNFGSCNSKNEEMCKCLPGFRPNFLEKWVKGDFSGGCSRESRICGKDGVMVGDMFLNLSVVEVGSPDSQFDAHNEKECRAECLNNCQCQAYSYEEVDTLQSNTKCWIWLEDLNNLKEGYLGSRNVFIRVAVPDIESTSRDCVTCGTNIIPYPLSTAPGCGDSSYLSFNCNMSTGQVIFKGSNSSYNVTSIKPDTHRFLIKSKDAVVNCTTENHMGRKSELKLSSPFHLTGKCNADMVTGGTEVEIRWDPPLEPTCSLSVDCKDWPNSSCSKSGDGKKRCFCNHDFKWDGFNLNCTQERARGRDGEAKTPVVLIVVVTFTSAAILVVLSSTASYVYLQRRKVNTELGSIPRGVHLCDSERHIKDLIESGRFKQDDSQGIDVPSFELETILFATSNFSNANKLGQGGFGPVYKGIFPGDQEIAVKRLSRCSGQGLEEFKNEVVLIAKLQHRNLVRLLGYCVAGDEKLLLYEYMPHKSLDFFIFDRKLCQRLDWKMRYNIILGIARGLLYLHQDSRLRIIHRDLKTSNILLDEEMNPKISDFGLARIFGGSETSANTNRVVGTYGYMSPEYALEGLFSFKSDVFSFGVVVIETISGKRNTGFYEPEKSLSLLGHAWDLWKAERGIELLDHALQETCETEEFLKCLNVGLLCVQEDPSERPSMSNVVFMLGSSEAATLPNPRPPAFVLRRCPSSSKASSSTKPETCSENELTITLEDGR, from the exons ATGACAGCCACGGAGACACTCTTGTTTCAGCTGGTCAGAGATTCGAGCTTGGGTTCTTCACTCCTAATGGAAGCTCTGATGAAAGAAG ATGGCAATCTTAAAGTCACTGATTCAAAGGGAAGAGTGTATTGGGACACCAATGTTCAACCTTCCCCAGTCTCTGCCCAGAGAACGGTAAAGCTGATGGATAATGGTAATCTAGTGTTGATGAGAGATGGAGATGAAGCAATTGTCGTTTGGCAAAGTTTTCAGAATCCTACTGATACGTTTCTCCCAGGGATGAGCATGGATGAAAACATGACTTTATCATCGTGGAGGAGCTTCAACGATCCATCACCTGGAAATTTCACCTTTGAGATGgatcaagaagaagacaagCAGTTCATCATTTGGAAAAGATCAATGAGATACTGGAAATCCGGAATATCAGGTAAATTCATAGGAGCCGACGAGATGCCTTATGCAATTTCTTACTTTCTTTCCAATTTCACAGAGACTGTGACTGTGCACAATGCCTCTGTGCCTCCTCTCTTTACATCTTTGTATACCAATACAAGGTTTACCATGAGCTCCTCTGGTCAAGCTCAGTACTTCAGCTTAGACGGAGGAAAGTTCTGGGCACAGATTTGGGCTGAGCCTAGAGATGAATGTAGTGTCTACAATGCTTGTGGAAATTTTGGTAGCTGTAACAGCAAGAACGAGGAAATGTGCAAGTGTTTGCCAGGTTTTAGGCCTAATTTCTTGGAGAAATGGGTCAAGGGAGATTTTTCTGGTGGATGTTCAAGAGAGTCAAGGATATGTGGTAAAGACGGTGTTATGGTGGGGGACATGTTCTTGAATCTGAGTGTGGTTGAAGTAGGAAGTCCTGATTCACAATTCGATGCACATAATGAAAAAGAGTGCAGAGCAGAGTGTTTGAACAATTGCCAATGCCAAGCTTACTCATATGAGGAAGTTGATACACTTCAAAGCAATACCAAGTGCTGGATTTGGTTGGAAGATCTCAACAATCTCAAGGAAGGCTATTTAGGTAGCCGCAATGTATTCATTCGCGTTGCAGTTCCCGATATAG AGTCGACCAGTAGAGATTGTGTGACCTGTGGCACAAATATTATTCCTTATCCTTTGAGCACGGCTCCTGGATGTGGCGACAGTAGCTACCTTAGTTTCAACTGCAATATGTCGACTGGTCAAGTCATTTTCAAAGGATCTAACAGCTCATACAATGTTACAAGTATCAAACCAGATACTCACAGATTCTTAATCAAAAGTAAAGATGCAGTAGTAAACTGCACAACTGAAAATCATATGGGGAGAAAATCAGAGTTAAAGCTATCTTCGCCTTTTCATCTCACGGGGAAGTGCAATGCAGACATGGTTACTGGTGGAACTGAAGTGGAGATTCGTTGGGATCCTCCGCTTGAGCCAACTTGTTCTTTATCTGTAGACTGTAAAGACTGGCCTAATTCCTCTTGCAGTAAATCTGGAGACGGGAAGAAGAGGTGCTTCTGCAATCATGATTTTAAGTGGGATGGATTCAATCTAAACTGCACTCAAG AACGAGCTCGTGGAAGAGACGGGGAAGCTAAAACACCGGTGGTTTTGATCGTTGTGGTGACTTTTACAAGTGCAGCCATTCTGGTTGTTCTATCAAGCACTGCTTCTTATGTATacctacaaagaagaaaagtaaacaCGGAACTAGGAAGCATACCAAGAGGAGTTCATTTATGCGATAGTGAGAGACATATCAAAGATTTGATTGAATCGGGAAGGTTTAAACAAGATGATAGTCAAGGCATAGATGTTCCTTCTTTTGAGCTCGAGACTATACTATTTGCGACATccaacttctcaaatgcaaACAAGCTAGGCCAAGGAGGGTTTGGACCAGTTTATAAG GGCATTTTTCCTGGAGATCAAGAGATTGCTGTGAAGAGGCTATCTCGCTGCTCCGGTCAAGGACTGGAGGAATTCAAGAATGAAGTAGTTTTGATTGCCAAGCTCCAACACCGGAATCTTGTTCGACTTCTTGGTTACTGTGTTGCTGGAGATGAAAAACTGTTACTGTATGAATACATGCCACACAAAAGTTTAGACTTCTTCATTTTTG ACCGGAAGCTGTGCCAGAGATTAGATTGGAAGATGCGGTATAATATCATTTTAGGAATCGCCCGGGGACTTCTTTATCTACATCAAGACTCTAGACTGAGAATCATCCACAGGGATCTGAAAACAAGCAATATTCTGTTAGATGAGGAGATGAATCCCAAGATTTCTGACTTTGGGTTGGCTAGAATATTTGGAGGCAGTGAAACTTCAGCCAATACTAATCGAGTTGTTGGAACCTA TGGATACATGTCTCCAGAGTATGCTCTAGAAGGtcttttctcattcaaatcagaTGTATTTAGTTTCGGCGTGGTTGTGATTGAAACTATCAGCGGGAAGCGTAACACCGGGTTTTATGAACCTGAGAAATCTTTAAGCCTTCTAGGCCAT GCGTGGGATCTCTGGAAAGCGGAAAGAGGGATTGAGTTATTGGATCATGCTTTACAAGAAACGTGCGAAACCGAGGAATTCTTGAAGTGCTTGAACGTAGGACTGCTTTGTGTACAAGAAGATCCTAGTGAGCGTCCTTCAATGTCAAATGTTGTTTTCATGCTCGGAAGCAGCGAAGCTGCTACTCTTCCAAATCCAAGACCACCGGCTTTTGTCCTTAGACGTTGCCCTTCATCAAGCAAAGCTTCTTCATCTACCAAGCCAGAAACTTGCTCTGAAAATGAGTTGACTATAACTCTTGAAGATGGAAGATAA
- the LOC104707763 gene encoding G-type lectin S-receptor-like serine/threonine-protein kinase At4g03230 isoform X1, with the protein MVSTGQRMIFSVFFYMFLLHICRLDCFVAVQDSKTLFKGSTLINDSHGDTLVSAGQRFELGFFTPNGSSDERRYLGIWFYDLHPLTVVWVANRESPVLDRSSIFAISIDGNLKVTDSKGRVYWDTNVQPSPVSAQRTVKLMDNGNLVLMRDGDEAIVVWQSFQNPTDTFLPGMSMDENMTLSSWRSFNDPSPGNFTFEMDQEEDKQFIIWKRSMRYWKSGISGKFIGADEMPYAISYFLSNFTETVTVHNASVPPLFTSLYTNTRFTMSSSGQAQYFSLDGGKFWAQIWAEPRDECSVYNACGNFGSCNSKNEEMCKCLPGFRPNFLEKWVKGDFSGGCSRESRICGKDGVMVGDMFLNLSVVEVGSPDSQFDAHNEKECRAECLNNCQCQAYSYEEVDTLQSNTKCWIWLEDLNNLKEGYLGSRNVFIRVAVPDIESTSRDCVTCGTNIIPYPLSTAPGCGDSSYLSFNCNMSTGQVIFKGSNSSYNVTSIKPDTHRFLIKSKDAVVNCTTENHMGRKSELKLSSPFHLTGKCNADMVTGGTEVEIRWDPPLEPTCSLSVDCKDWPNSSCSKSGDGKKRCFCNHDFKWDGFNLNCTQERARGRDGEAKTPVVLIVVVTFTSAAILVVLSSTASYVYLQRRKVNTELGSIPRGVHLCDSERHIKDLIESGRFKQDDSQGIDVPSFELETILFATSNFSNANKLGQGGFGPVYKGIFPGDQEIAVKRLSRCSGQGLEEFKNEVVLIAKLQHRNLVRLLGYCVAGDEKLLLYEYMPHKSLDFFIFDRKLCQRLDWKMRYNIILGIARGLLYLHQDSRLRIIHRDLKTSNILLDEEMNPKISDFGLARIFGGSETSANTNRVVGTYGYMSPEYALEGLFSFKSDVFSFGVVVIETISGKRNTGFYEPEKSLSLLGHAWDLWKAERGIELLDHALQETCETEEFLKCLNVGLLCVQEDPSERPSMSNVVFMLGSSEAATLPNPRPPAFVLRRCPSSSKASSSTKPETCSENELTITLEDGR; encoded by the exons ATGGTCAGTACTGGTCAGAGAATGATTTTTTCTGTCTTCTTCTATATGTTTTTGCTGCATATTTGTCGATTAGATTGCTTTGTTGCAGTTCAAGACTCGAAAACATTGTTCAAAGGTTCAACATTGATCAATGACAGCCACGGAGACACTCTTGTTTCAGCTGGTCAGAGATTCGAGCTTGGGTTCTTCACTCCTAATGGAAGCTCTGATGAAAGAAGGTACTTAGGGATATGGTTTTACGATTTACATCCACTGACTGTTGTCTGGGTTGCAAATCGTGAATCTCCGGTTCTTGACCGTTCCAGCATTTTCGCCATCTCTATAGATGGCAATCTTAAAGTCACTGATTCAAAGGGAAGAGTGTATTGGGACACCAATGTTCAACCTTCCCCAGTCTCTGCCCAGAGAACGGTAAAGCTGATGGATAATGGTAATCTAGTGTTGATGAGAGATGGAGATGAAGCAATTGTCGTTTGGCAAAGTTTTCAGAATCCTACTGATACGTTTCTCCCAGGGATGAGCATGGATGAAAACATGACTTTATCATCGTGGAGGAGCTTCAACGATCCATCACCTGGAAATTTCACCTTTGAGATGgatcaagaagaagacaagCAGTTCATCATTTGGAAAAGATCAATGAGATACTGGAAATCCGGAATATCAGGTAAATTCATAGGAGCCGACGAGATGCCTTATGCAATTTCTTACTTTCTTTCCAATTTCACAGAGACTGTGACTGTGCACAATGCCTCTGTGCCTCCTCTCTTTACATCTTTGTATACCAATACAAGGTTTACCATGAGCTCCTCTGGTCAAGCTCAGTACTTCAGCTTAGACGGAGGAAAGTTCTGGGCACAGATTTGGGCTGAGCCTAGAGATGAATGTAGTGTCTACAATGCTTGTGGAAATTTTGGTAGCTGTAACAGCAAGAACGAGGAAATGTGCAAGTGTTTGCCAGGTTTTAGGCCTAATTTCTTGGAGAAATGGGTCAAGGGAGATTTTTCTGGTGGATGTTCAAGAGAGTCAAGGATATGTGGTAAAGACGGTGTTATGGTGGGGGACATGTTCTTGAATCTGAGTGTGGTTGAAGTAGGAAGTCCTGATTCACAATTCGATGCACATAATGAAAAAGAGTGCAGAGCAGAGTGTTTGAACAATTGCCAATGCCAAGCTTACTCATATGAGGAAGTTGATACACTTCAAAGCAATACCAAGTGCTGGATTTGGTTGGAAGATCTCAACAATCTCAAGGAAGGCTATTTAGGTAGCCGCAATGTATTCATTCGCGTTGCAGTTCCCGATATAG AGTCGACCAGTAGAGATTGTGTGACCTGTGGCACAAATATTATTCCTTATCCTTTGAGCACGGCTCCTGGATGTGGCGACAGTAGCTACCTTAGTTTCAACTGCAATATGTCGACTGGTCAAGTCATTTTCAAAGGATCTAACAGCTCATACAATGTTACAAGTATCAAACCAGATACTCACAGATTCTTAATCAAAAGTAAAGATGCAGTAGTAAACTGCACAACTGAAAATCATATGGGGAGAAAATCAGAGTTAAAGCTATCTTCGCCTTTTCATCTCACGGGGAAGTGCAATGCAGACATGGTTACTGGTGGAACTGAAGTGGAGATTCGTTGGGATCCTCCGCTTGAGCCAACTTGTTCTTTATCTGTAGACTGTAAAGACTGGCCTAATTCCTCTTGCAGTAAATCTGGAGACGGGAAGAAGAGGTGCTTCTGCAATCATGATTTTAAGTGGGATGGATTCAATCTAAACTGCACTCAAG AACGAGCTCGTGGAAGAGACGGGGAAGCTAAAACACCGGTGGTTTTGATCGTTGTGGTGACTTTTACAAGTGCAGCCATTCTGGTTGTTCTATCAAGCACTGCTTCTTATGTATacctacaaagaagaaaagtaaacaCGGAACTAGGAAGCATACCAAGAGGAGTTCATTTATGCGATAGTGAGAGACATATCAAAGATTTGATTGAATCGGGAAGGTTTAAACAAGATGATAGTCAAGGCATAGATGTTCCTTCTTTTGAGCTCGAGACTATACTATTTGCGACATccaacttctcaaatgcaaACAAGCTAGGCCAAGGAGGGTTTGGACCAGTTTATAAG GGCATTTTTCCTGGAGATCAAGAGATTGCTGTGAAGAGGCTATCTCGCTGCTCCGGTCAAGGACTGGAGGAATTCAAGAATGAAGTAGTTTTGATTGCCAAGCTCCAACACCGGAATCTTGTTCGACTTCTTGGTTACTGTGTTGCTGGAGATGAAAAACTGTTACTGTATGAATACATGCCACACAAAAGTTTAGACTTCTTCATTTTTG ACCGGAAGCTGTGCCAGAGATTAGATTGGAAGATGCGGTATAATATCATTTTAGGAATCGCCCGGGGACTTCTTTATCTACATCAAGACTCTAGACTGAGAATCATCCACAGGGATCTGAAAACAAGCAATATTCTGTTAGATGAGGAGATGAATCCCAAGATTTCTGACTTTGGGTTGGCTAGAATATTTGGAGGCAGTGAAACTTCAGCCAATACTAATCGAGTTGTTGGAACCTA TGGATACATGTCTCCAGAGTATGCTCTAGAAGGtcttttctcattcaaatcagaTGTATTTAGTTTCGGCGTGGTTGTGATTGAAACTATCAGCGGGAAGCGTAACACCGGGTTTTATGAACCTGAGAAATCTTTAAGCCTTCTAGGCCAT GCGTGGGATCTCTGGAAAGCGGAAAGAGGGATTGAGTTATTGGATCATGCTTTACAAGAAACGTGCGAAACCGAGGAATTCTTGAAGTGCTTGAACGTAGGACTGCTTTGTGTACAAGAAGATCCTAGTGAGCGTCCTTCAATGTCAAATGTTGTTTTCATGCTCGGAAGCAGCGAAGCTGCTACTCTTCCAAATCCAAGACCACCGGCTTTTGTCCTTAGACGTTGCCCTTCATCAAGCAAAGCTTCTTCATCTACCAAGCCAGAAACTTGCTCTGAAAATGAGTTGACTATAACTCTTGAAGATGGAAGATAA
- the LOC104707765 gene encoding xyloglucan endotransglucosylase/hydrolase protein 9-like, which yields MVGMDWFKCVMIMMMVWVLICGEAVSAAKFEELYRSSWAMDHCVNEGEVTKLKLDNFSGAGFESRNKYLFGKVSIQIKLVEGDSAGTVTAFYMSSDGPNHNEFDFEFLGNSTGEPYLVQTNVYVNGVGNREQRLGLWFDPTTEFHTYSILWSKRSVVFMVDETPIRVHKNLEDKGIPFAKDQAMGVYSSIWNADDWATQGGLVKTDWSHAPFVASYKEFQIDACEIPMTSDLSKCNGGDQKFWWDEPTVSELSLHQNHQLIWVRANHMIYDYCFDATRFPVTPLECQHHRHL from the exons atggtggGTATGGATTGGTTCAAGTGtgtgatgataatgatgatggtgTGGGTTCTCATTTGTGGTGAAGCTGTTTCAGCAGCTAAGTTCGAGGAGCTTTACCGCTCAAGCTGGGCTATGGATCATTGTGTCAACGAAGGCGAAGTCACTAAGCTCAAGCTTGACAATTTCTCTG GAGCTGGGTTTGAATCTAGAAACAAATACTTGTTTGGTAAAGTCTCTATCCAGATTAAGCTCGTCGAGGGTGACTCAGCAGGAACCGTCACTGCTTTCTAC ATGTCTTCCGATGGTCCTAACCACAACGAATTCGATTTCGAGTTCTTGGGAAACTCCACTGGTGAGCCTTATCTAGTCCAGACCAACGTCTATGTGAATGGAGTTggaaacagagaacaaagacTCGGTCTTTGGTTCGATCCCACCACCGAGTTTCACACTTACTCAATCCTCTGGAGTAAACGCAGTGTTGT ATTCATGGTAGATGAAACTCCAATTCGAGTCCACAAGAATCTTGAAGATAAAGGTATCCCATTTGCTAAAGATCAAGCCATGGGAGTTTACAGCTCGATTTGGAACGCAGATGATTGGGCTACTCAAGGAGGACTTGTCAAAACTGATTGGAGTCACGCTCCGTTCGTTGCTTCTTACAAGGAATTCCAAATCGATGCTTGTGAGATTCCGATGACTTCTGATCTAAGCAAGTGTAATGGAGGAGACCAGAAGTTTTGGTGGGATGAGCCAACTGTGTCTGAGCTAAGCCTTCATCAGAATCATCAGCTTATTTGGGTTCGAGCTAATCATATGATTTATGATTATTGTTTTGATGCTACGAGGTTTCCTGTTACTCCTCTTGAGTGCCAACACCATCGTCATTTGTAG
- the LOC104707762 gene encoding LOW QUALITY PROTEIN: putative F-box/FBD/LRR-repeat protein At4g03220 (The sequence of the model RefSeq protein was modified relative to this genomic sequence to represent the inferred CDS: deleted 1 base in 1 codon) → METRSVKRRKKKREEDVQEIIKVDRISDLPDSLLHQILLLLPLISAAKASSLSKRWRSLFLSLPDLDFTSISDLHKPKSFSSNSIYKVLSLRNHRDSNNLRSLRFRATVTFTSLNPLVRLAVTHQVQDLDIEVTTKDYFNFPRWIVTSQDLRALRLKSAYPGFRLPTSSPILGGFQKLTSLSLSLLILDNQPRLSDLFTDPSFPLLEKLTLESCFGLKELKVSCRLLQEFSLKNSLQLEGLEVSGNKLQRLKVVNCFLTYSEKSFVKINTPNLKTFLWNLNAVTTSVHFLDKLVCLRKAFVKVFWLHQHLNSQTQSLFTLLSGLCNSYKLQLGNQSVEILSSKKGLLKNHLLPFHNMRSLELQTRFNRHNVQTLSCLFKSCPLLNILILKIINDQTSERRQWNKDLWDRSNSEIQYWESQTYELESLNHLEFVEIHGFLECENEMSLAMFLLRHGKALIKMTLRSSFLCRDSLRRQMIRSQLTGFSMASSKAKISFQ, encoded by the exons ATGGAGACAAGATCGGTGaaacggaggaagaagaagagagaagaagatgtacAAGAGATAATCAAAGTAGATAGAATCAGTGACCTTCctgattctcttcttcatcagattctGCTTCTGCTTCCTCTTATATCCGCAGCGAAGGCAAGCTCACTTTCCAAAAGATGGagatctctcttcctctcattGCCAGATCTTGATTTCACCTCCATTAGCGACCTtcacaaaccaaaatctttctCTTCCAACTCCATTTACAAAGTGCTATCTCTTCGTAACCACCGTGATTCCAACAATCTCAGATCACTTCGTTTTCGCGCTACCGTCACATTCACAAGTCTCAATCCCTTGGTTCGTTTAGCTGTTACTCATCAGGTTCAAGATCTTGACATTGAAGTCACTACAAAAGACTACTTTAACTTCCCTCGTTGGATTGTGACCTCTCAAGATTTAAGAGCTTTGAGGCTTAAATCAGCTTACCCTGGTTTTAGATTACCTACATCATCACCAATCCTTGGAGGGTTTCAAAAACTCACTTCactctctttatctcttctGATTCTAGACAACCAACCTCGTCTCTCAGATTTGTTCACTGATCCAAGCTTTCCTCTTCTAGAGAAACTAACCCTTGAAAGTTGCTTTGGACTCAAGGAACTTAAGGTTAGTTGCCGTCTTCTCCAAGAGTTTTCTTTAAAGAACTCTTTACAGCTTGAGGGCTTAGAGGTTTCTGGTAATAAGCTTCAGAGACTAAAGGTTGTGAATTGCTTCCTAACATACTCAGAAAAGAGCTTTGTGAAGATCAACACACCGAATCTCAAAACTTTCCTTTGGAATTTAAACGCTGTCACTACTAGCGTTCATTTCTTGGACAAGTTAGTTTGTCTGAGAAAAGCTTTCGTT AAAGTGTTTTGGCTTCATCAACATCTCAATTCACAGACACAGAGCTTATTCACTCTCTTGTCAGGTCTCTGTAATTCCTACAAACTACAACTTGGAAACCAATCCGTAGAG ATTTTGTCAAGCAAGAAGGGGCTATTAAAGAATCATCTTCTACCGTTTCACAACATGAGATCCTTGGAACTGCAAACGCGTTTCAACAGACACAATGTTCAAACACTGTCATGTCTGTTCAAGAGCTGTCCACTGCTAAACATACTTATCCTCAAAATCATTAATGATCAAACAAGTGAAAGAAGG CAATGGAATAAGGACTTGTGGGATAGGTCTAACTCAGAGATTCAGTACTGGGAGTCTCAAACCTATGAATTGGAATCTTTGAACCACTTGGAATTTGTGGAGATTCACGGATTCTTAGAGTGTGAGAATGAAATGAGCCTCGCAATGTTTCTGCTGAGACATGGAAAGGCTTTGATCAAGATGACGCTTCGATCTAGTTTCCTCTGTAGAGACTCTCTCCGGAGACAAATGATAAGGTCACAGCTAACGGGATTCTCCATGGCTTCTTCTAAAGCCAAAATCTCATTCCAATGA